The following proteins are encoded in a genomic region of Aerococcaceae bacterium DSM 111021:
- a CDS encoding ABC transporter substrate-binding protein, with the protein MTNFFKKLMGALIISISLLMPTNASAQDGQIEFILDWVPNTNHTGLYVALEKGYFEEAGVDVTIRRPPEGSTTELVGLGQAQFGISFQDSLATRLAGGLPVTAVATIVEHNTSGIIAREDSQITMPVEMEGHTYGTWNDPIELGMLEHIITSEGGDYSQVELVPNQADNSIVGLANSMFESAWVYYAWDGMMAENQGVSTNFFYFRDYAEELDFYSPIIIANNDYLANSPEEASKVVQAIKHGYQYAIENPEEATDILLQHAPELEGQREFVLASQEWINERYTSDPTNWGQIEEERWNAFYKWLYESELTEVDLTQESYFTNEFLGE; encoded by the coding sequence ATGACGAATTTTTTTAAGAAATTAATGGGTGCTTTAATAATTAGTATCTCATTACTGATGCCTACGAATGCATCGGCTCAAGATGGACAAATTGAATTTATTTTAGATTGGGTACCTAATACGAATCATACTGGTTTGTATGTTGCTTTAGAAAAAGGATACTTTGAGGAAGCGGGAGTGGATGTGACTATTCGCAGACCGCCAGAGGGAAGTACGACAGAATTGGTTGGTTTAGGTCAGGCTCAGTTTGGTATTAGTTTTCAAGATAGTTTAGCAACCCGTTTAGCCGGCGGGCTTCCTGTTACTGCTGTTGCAACAATTGTGGAACACAATACGAGTGGGATTATTGCTCGAGAAGACAGTCAAATCACAATGCCTGTTGAGATGGAAGGACATACTTATGGTACGTGGAATGATCCCATTGAACTTGGGATGTTAGAGCATATTATTACAAGTGAAGGCGGAGATTACTCACAAGTTGAGTTAGTACCTAATCAAGCCGATAATTCTATTGTTGGTTTAGCGAATTCAATGTTTGAATCAGCATGGGTGTACTACGCTTGGGACGGTATGATGGCAGAGAATCAAGGTGTTTCTACGAATTTCTTTTATTTTAGAGATTATGCAGAAGAGCTGGATTTCTACTCTCCAATTATTATAGCTAACAATGATTACTTAGCGAATAGCCCTGAAGAAGCTTCTAAAGTGGTTCAAGCCATCAAACATGGTTACCAATATGCCATTGAGAATCCAGAAGAAGCGACGGATATTTTACTGCAACATGCACCCGAATTAGAAGGACAACGTGAATTCGTCTTAGCTTCTCAAGAATGGATTAATGAACGATATACGAGTGATCCAACAAATTGGGGTCAAATTGAAGAAGAACGTTGGAATGCTTTCTATAAGTGGTTATATGAGAGTGAGTTAACTGAAGTTGATTTAACTCAAGAGAGTTACTTCACGAATGAATTTTTAGGAGAATAA
- a CDS encoding PIN domain nuclease has translation MYKRIIIFLSIIIGLSFGVSIGPHLWANLNIRLSYLSNPYINAIIFGLLFILLGTLIAPLIEKAVKRLMEKINQLSISNLVLGLIGILIGLILGYLIALPFASLNIPFVSQVLPVVLSVTLALVGYNTATSRKEEWRNFIGQFGKPTVEQEEDSDNQVLDRKADETFRKYKLLDTSVIIDGRIADIVHTNFLEGTLVIPNFVLQELQYIADSADSLKRAKGRRGLDILNELQKNDVVPIEYYEGDFEDIDEVDSKLVRLAKLIDAAIVTNDFNLNKVAEFQAIPIFNINELANAVKPVLIPGEELEVLVIKAGTERKQGVAYLEDGTMIVVEEGQHFMNDRIPVVVTSTIQTAAGRMIFAKPTHSSGRIENN, from the coding sequence ATGTATAAAAGAATCATTATATTCTTATCCATTATTATTGGATTAAGTTTTGGGGTATCCATTGGCCCGCATCTTTGGGCTAATTTAAACATACGATTAAGCTACTTAAGTAATCCTTATATTAACGCTATTATTTTCGGACTATTATTCATTTTACTAGGTACATTGATAGCCCCTCTAATAGAAAAAGCTGTTAAACGACTTATGGAAAAAATTAATCAATTGTCGATTTCAAATCTAGTTTTAGGTTTAATTGGTATTTTAATCGGTTTAATTCTAGGGTATTTAATCGCATTACCATTTGCATCTTTAAACATACCATTTGTTTCGCAAGTTTTACCGGTAGTATTATCAGTGACACTAGCGTTGGTAGGTTACAATACGGCAACAAGTCGAAAAGAAGAATGGCGTAATTTTATTGGACAATTTGGGAAGCCAACAGTCGAACAAGAAGAAGACTCTGATAATCAAGTGTTAGATCGTAAGGCAGATGAGACGTTTAGAAAGTATAAGTTACTTGATACTAGTGTAATTATTGATGGGCGAATTGCAGATATCGTTCATACGAATTTCTTAGAAGGAACGTTAGTGATACCTAACTTTGTTCTTCAAGAATTACAATATATTGCGGATTCTGCTGATTCACTAAAACGAGCTAAAGGTCGTCGTGGACTTGATATATTGAATGAATTGCAGAAAAACGATGTTGTACCGATTGAATATTACGAAGGTGACTTTGAAGATATTGATGAAGTAGATAGTAAACTAGTTCGTTTAGCTAAATTAATTGATGCGGCGATTGTGACGAATGATTTTAACTTGAATAAAGTTGCTGAATTCCAAGCCATTCCGATATTTAATATCAATGAATTAGCGAATGCAGTGAAGCCTGTATTGATCCCAGGAGAAGAGCTTGAGGTATTAGTTATTAAAGCTGGTACTGAACGGAAACAAGGGGTAGCCTACTTAGAAGATGGTACAATGATTGTCGTTGAAGAAGGACAACACTTTATGAATGACCGTATACCTGTTGTTGTAACAAGTACGATTCAAACAGCAGCTGGTCGTATGATTTTTGCAAAACCAACACATTCAAGTGGAAGAATTGAAAACAACTAA
- a CDS encoding DUF296 domain-containing protein: MDYRRFDQTIVLRLDRGDKVKESIQLACEKEQVTLATVSGIGATESAKIGIFDIDSGDYKINEFNEFLELTALLGNVTQMDGAYYGHFHATFGDNKGIAFGGDLDEAIIGGAGEVFIHIINGSVERSVEESTGLNVLNFDK; this comes from the coding sequence ATGGATTACCGTCGTTTTGACCAGACAATCGTATTACGTTTAGATCGTGGCGACAAAGTCAAAGAGTCTATTCAATTAGCCTGTGAAAAAGAACAAGTTACTTTAGCGACAGTCAGTGGCATCGGCGCTACGGAAAGTGCTAAAATTGGAATCTTCGATATCGATTCAGGTGATTACAAAATCAATGAATTCAATGAGTTTTTAGAATTGACTGCATTGTTAGGTAATGTCACCCAAATGGATGGGGCTTACTATGGTCATTTTCATGCAACTTTTGGCGATAATAAAGGGATTGCTTTTGGTGGAGACCTAGATGAGGCTATTATTGGTGGAGCTGGTGAAGTATTTATTCATATTATTAACGGGAGCGTTGAACGTTCAGTTGAAGAGTCTACTGGCTTAAACGTCTTAAATTTTGATAAGTAA
- a CDS encoding ABC transporter ATP-binding protein: MLSIQDVGFHYGNHQVLNNINIQLQKGETVAILGPSGVGKTTLFNLIAGINDVQKGQIQLDGSKEIKGQISYMLQKDMLYPHYTVIENIMLPRIIQGEDKRHAREHALKLLDIFQLKEWANYYPHALSGGMRQRVAFMRTAAFGRQWLLLDEAFSALDAITRRQLHQWFIDYREKMDWSSLIITHDVDEALILSNRVYIIKGQPGEMTFELPVDFNLYDVEKVIFEPDFIEAKRQLLQELNE; this comes from the coding sequence ATGTTATCTATTCAAGACGTTGGTTTTCATTACGGAAACCATCAAGTGTTAAACAATATCAATATACAGCTACAAAAGGGCGAGACTGTTGCAATACTGGGCCCGAGCGGAGTTGGAAAGACGACACTTTTTAACCTTATCGCAGGAATTAATGACGTTCAGAAAGGGCAGATACAACTTGATGGATCAAAAGAAATCAAAGGTCAAATCAGTTATATGCTTCAAAAAGACATGTTGTATCCTCATTACACAGTGATTGAAAACATTATGTTACCACGAATCATTCAAGGTGAAGATAAGCGTCACGCACGTGAGCATGCTTTGAAGTTATTAGATATCTTTCAGTTAAAAGAATGGGCTAACTATTATCCTCATGCTTTGAGTGGAGGGATGAGACAACGTGTCGCTTTTATGAGAACAGCAGCCTTTGGAAGACAATGGTTGCTTTTAGACGAAGCCTTCAGTGCATTAGATGCAATTACAAGACGTCAACTTCATCAGTGGTTTATTGATTACCGTGAAAAAATGGATTGGTCGTCATTGATTATTACGCATGATGTGGATGAGGCCTTAATTCTGTCTAATCGCGTCTATATTATAAAAGGACAACCAGGGGAAATGACCTTTGAACTACCCGTTGATTTTAATCTTTATGATGTAGAGAAAGTGATTTTTGAGCCAGATTTTATTGAAGCGAAACGCCAATTATTGCAAGAATTAAATGAATAA
- a CDS encoding alpha-amylase codes for MDNVNGVLMQYFEWYLPDDGKHWQRLKEDAKHLASIGITSVWMPPAFKATGTGDAGYGVYDIFDLGEFDQHGSVRTKYGTKDEYLDAINALKENGIKPIADIVLNHKANGDKKETFTVMKMDPENRQKPISEPYEIEGYTHFKFPGRNKKYNDFEWHWYHFSGIDYDARNDETGIFQIQGENKGWADNEDVDGEKGNFDYLMFSDIDFDHPEVIQNVKDWAAWFIETTGISGFRLDAIKHIDREVVANLVSILTDTLGAENFYVFGEYWVADYESKADYLEDIDYEFDLVDVKLHMNFFDASQKGESYDLSTIFDGTLMKENPWSAVTFVENHDTQRGQSLESFVEDWFKPLAYGIILLSEQGLPTVFYGDYYGVEGDFGQTSFQETIDKLLYIRRTFAYGEQYSYFDDQHVVGWTRQGNESFPDGLATVISNNSGGEKRMQVSTAQPGEIFVDYLGHHEGEVTIEEDGWGTFPVNGGSISVWAPRDIEEHLNN; via the coding sequence ATGGATAACGTAAATGGTGTATTAATGCAATATTTCGAATGGTACTTACCTGATGATGGTAAGCATTGGCAACGCTTAAAAGAAGATGCAAAACATTTAGCTTCGATTGGTATTACATCAGTGTGGATGCCTCCGGCATTTAAAGCGACTGGAACGGGGGACGCTGGTTATGGTGTTTATGATATTTTTGACTTAGGTGAATTCGATCAACATGGTAGTGTTCGTACAAAGTATGGAACAAAGGATGAATACTTGGATGCAATTAATGCGTTGAAAGAGAACGGGATTAAGCCGATTGCAGATATTGTCTTGAATCATAAAGCAAATGGGGATAAAAAAGAAACATTCACAGTAATGAAGATGGATCCAGAAAATCGTCAAAAACCTATCTCAGAACCTTATGAGATTGAAGGTTATACTCACTTTAAGTTCCCAGGAAGAAATAAAAAATACAATGATTTTGAATGGCATTGGTATCATTTCTCAGGAATTGATTATGATGCGCGTAATGATGAGACAGGAATTTTCCAAATCCAGGGGGAGAATAAAGGCTGGGCAGATAATGAAGATGTTGATGGCGAAAAAGGGAATTTTGACTACTTAATGTTTTCTGATATCGATTTTGACCATCCCGAAGTCATTCAAAACGTGAAAGACTGGGCAGCATGGTTTATTGAAACAACAGGTATATCCGGATTCAGACTTGATGCAATTAAGCATATCGACCGAGAAGTCGTTGCGAATTTAGTATCTATCTTAACGGATACCCTAGGAGCAGAGAATTTCTATGTGTTCGGCGAGTATTGGGTAGCTGATTATGAGTCAAAAGCGGATTACTTAGAAGATATAGATTATGAGTTTGACTTAGTAGATGTTAAATTACATATGAATTTCTTTGATGCGAGTCAAAAAGGTGAATCTTATGATTTAAGTACAATATTTGATGGAACACTAATGAAGGAAAATCCATGGAGTGCTGTAACTTTCGTTGAAAATCATGATACTCAGCGTGGACAATCATTAGAATCCTTTGTCGAAGATTGGTTCAAGCCCCTTGCTTATGGAATTATACTCCTTAGTGAGCAAGGTTTACCGACGGTCTTCTATGGTGATTACTATGGGGTAGAAGGTGACTTTGGGCAAACGAGCTTCCAAGAAACTATTGATAAGCTACTCTATATCCGTCGTACATTTGCATATGGTGAGCAATATAGTTATTTTGATGACCAGCATGTTGTTGGTTGGACTCGTCAAGGTAATGAATCATTCCCAGATGGTTTAGCTACTGTTATTAGTAACAATAGTGGTGGGGAGAAACGTATGCAAGTATCAACCGCTCAACCTGGTGAGATATTTGTTGATTATTTAGGTCATCATGAGGGTGAAGTAACGATTGAAGAGGATGGCTGGGGAACTTTCCCGGTGAATGGTGGATCAATTTCTGTTTGGGCTCCGCGTGATATTGAAGAACATTTAAATAATTAA
- the glnA gene encoding type I glutamate--ammonia ligase: MTKWTKDSIIADAHENNVHFIRLMFTDIRGTIKNVEIPRTQLEKALDNNMTFDGSSIEGFVRIEESDMYLIPDYDSWMIFNWDVPSDGGRIACLICDVDTTKREPFLGDPRGNLRRILSRMEELGFSSFNLGPEPEFFLLKLDEDGKPTMDLNDDGGYFDFAPTDLGENCRRDIVLELERLDFEIEASHHEVAPGQHEIDWKYNDAIRACDKIQLFKLIVKTVARRHNLHATFMPKPIYGESGSGMHFNVSLFDKEGKNAFYDESTYDQLSMNAYYFIGGLIKHASAYTAICNPLVNSYKRLVEGYEAPVYIAWSERNRSPLIRIPSSRGNSTRVELRSVDPSANPYLALAVILQAGLDGIENKIEPPHPIDRNIYMMTPEERIAEGVLDLPSSLREAIAEFEANPMMKDALGPHISENFIAEKTMEFESYKKQVTQWELDKYLMMY, from the coding sequence ATGACAAAATGGACTAAAGACAGTATTATTGCTGATGCACACGAAAACAACGTACACTTTATACGTTTAATGTTTACCGATATTAGAGGGACAATTAAGAATGTTGAAATCCCTCGAACTCAATTAGAAAAAGCATTAGATAATAATATGACATTTGATGGCTCATCAATCGAAGGATTTGTACGTATTGAAGAGAGTGATATGTACTTAATTCCAGATTATGATTCTTGGATGATTTTTAACTGGGATGTACCATCAGATGGAGGACGTATTGCTTGTTTAATCTGTGATGTAGATACGACGAAACGTGAACCGTTCTTAGGTGATCCTCGTGGGAATTTAAGAAGAATACTGAGTAGAATGGAAGAGTTAGGCTTTTCATCATTCAATTTAGGACCAGAACCTGAGTTCTTTTTACTGAAATTAGATGAAGATGGTAAGCCAACAATGGACTTAAACGATGATGGTGGTTATTTTGATTTTGCACCAACTGATTTAGGAGAAAATTGTAGACGTGATATTGTACTTGAGTTAGAGCGTTTAGACTTTGAAATTGAAGCGAGTCATCATGAAGTAGCGCCAGGGCAACATGAGATTGATTGGAAGTATAATGATGCTATTCGAGCATGTGATAAAATTCAATTATTTAAATTGATTGTTAAAACAGTCGCACGTCGTCATAATTTACATGCGACTTTTATGCCTAAACCGATTTACGGTGAAAGTGGATCAGGTATGCACTTTAATGTATCGTTATTCGACAAAGAGGGTAAGAATGCATTCTATGATGAGTCAACTTATGACCAATTATCAATGAATGCATATTACTTCATTGGTGGATTGATTAAACATGCGAGTGCTTATACTGCTATTTGTAATCCACTAGTGAATTCATATAAGCGTTTAGTTGAAGGGTATGAAGCACCGGTATATATTGCATGGAGTGAAAGAAACCGCTCGCCGTTAATACGAATCCCTTCATCTCGTGGGAATTCAACACGTGTTGAATTAAGAAGTGTCGACCCTTCTGCTAATCCTTATTTAGCTTTAGCTGTTATCTTACAAGCTGGTTTGGATGGTATTGAGAATAAGATTGAACCACCACATCCAATTGATCGTAATATTTATATGATGACACCAGAGGAACGTATTGCTGAAGGCGTGTTGGATCTTCCTTCATCATTACGCGAAGCGATTGCTGAATTTGAAGCAAATCCAATGATGAAAGATGCTTTAGGCCCTCATATTTCTGAAAACTTTATTGCAGAGAAAACGATGGAATTCGAGTCATATAAGAAACAAGTTACCCAATGGGAACTAGATAAGTACTTAATGATGTATTAA
- a CDS encoding ABC transporter permease, producing MVIFWEVAAILGWLPEFIIPAPSEVIIALVEDRENLWINSQVTLIQAFIGLAIGIVLAFFLAIIMDVIPWLHRALYPMLVITQTIPTVAIAPILVLWLGYDMTPKIVLVVLTTLFPIIISILNGFAQADNDAIQLLQLMGANRWQILRHVKLPSSMTYFLSGLRVSVSYAFVSSVVAEWLGGFEGLGVYMIQTKRAFAYDKMFAVIVLISLLSLFFMGVVSFVEKYLTPWRFNQMKRIRGEE from the coding sequence ATTGTAATCTTCTGGGAAGTTGCGGCAATATTAGGTTGGTTGCCAGAATTTATTATTCCTGCTCCAAGTGAAGTGATTATTGCTTTAGTAGAAGATAGAGAGAATTTATGGATAAACAGTCAAGTGACACTTATCCAAGCTTTTATTGGGTTAGCGATTGGGATTGTATTAGCCTTCTTTCTTGCGATTATTATGGATGTTATACCATGGTTGCACCGGGCATTGTATCCAATGCTTGTGATTACTCAGACAATACCTACGGTAGCTATTGCGCCAATTCTAGTTCTTTGGCTAGGATACGATATGACCCCAAAGATTGTGCTCGTAGTTCTTACTACTCTGTTTCCAATTATTATTAGTATTTTGAACGGCTTTGCTCAAGCGGATAATGATGCGATTCAATTGCTTCAGTTAATGGGGGCAAATCGTTGGCAAATCTTACGTCACGTTAAATTACCTTCAAGTATGACGTATTTTTTGAGTGGTCTAAGGGTAAGTGTTTCTTACGCTTTTGTGAGTTCAGTTGTGGCAGAGTGGTTGGGTGGTTTTGAAGGACTCGGGGTGTATATGATTCAAACCAAGCGTGCTTTTGCTTACGACAAGATGTTTGCAGTGATTGTGTTAATTTCACTATTAAGCTTGTTCTTTATGGGAGTTGTGTCCTTCGTTGAAAAATACTTAACACCGTGGCGCTTTAATCAAATGAAGAGAATTAGAGGAGAAGAGTAA
- the radA gene encoding DNA repair protein RadA has protein sequence MAKKKIMFECLACGYETPKWLGKCPSCGAWNQMEEKPAEIVATEGKDQIKVHTSKQRQEGGALKLHQIEYTQEDRMSTDFQEFDRVLGGGVVEGSLVLIGGDPGIGKSTLLLQVAMQLAQKQKILYVTGEESFSQIKMRAERLELDNDDFYLLADTNLALIAREIERLEPDMVVIDSIQTMSIPDHTGVAGSVSQVREATSILMRIAKSNQIAIFIVGHVTKEGNIAGPRMLEHMVDTVLYFEGEKHNRFRILRAVKNRFGSTNELGVFEMLDVGLKEVGNPSQLFLEERIPGATGSTVVAALEGTRTILAEVQSLMTPTVYGTAKRTASGIDYQRISLLLAVMEKHCGLLVQNQDAFFKITGGIKLDEPAIDLAIAMSIASSYWNKPTQVDDCYIGEIGLTGEIRRVSQIKERLKETAKLGFKRVFIPMNNYQDLKDVFDIEIIPVKTIQEAVRKVFPR, from the coding sequence GTGGCTAAAAAGAAAATAATGTTTGAATGTTTAGCCTGCGGCTACGAAACTCCTAAATGGCTAGGTAAATGTCCCAGTTGTGGGGCATGGAATCAGATGGAAGAAAAACCAGCTGAGATTGTTGCTACAGAAGGTAAGGATCAAATTAAAGTTCATACATCAAAGCAACGTCAAGAAGGTGGAGCGCTAAAGTTGCACCAGATTGAATATACTCAAGAAGACCGTATGAGTACGGATTTTCAAGAGTTTGACCGCGTACTTGGTGGAGGTGTTGTTGAAGGCTCACTTGTTTTAATCGGTGGAGATCCTGGTATTGGAAAATCTACCTTACTTCTACAAGTTGCGATGCAACTCGCTCAAAAGCAAAAAATCTTGTATGTTACAGGAGAGGAAAGCTTCTCACAAATTAAGATGCGAGCAGAACGATTAGAGTTAGACAATGATGATTTCTATCTGTTAGCTGATACTAACTTAGCGTTAATTGCACGTGAGATTGAGCGATTAGAACCAGACATGGTTGTGATTGACTCGATACAAACGATGTCTATTCCTGATCATACAGGTGTGGCAGGTTCTGTATCTCAAGTACGTGAAGCAACATCAATACTAATGCGTATCGCAAAATCGAACCAAATTGCTATTTTTATAGTTGGTCATGTAACCAAAGAAGGTAATATTGCTGGTCCGCGTATGTTAGAGCATATGGTGGATACGGTATTATACTTTGAAGGCGAGAAGCATAATCGTTTTAGAATACTTCGAGCTGTAAAAAATCGTTTTGGATCTACTAATGAACTGGGTGTTTTTGAGATGTTGGATGTGGGACTGAAAGAAGTTGGTAATCCATCTCAGTTATTCTTGGAAGAACGTATACCTGGTGCAACTGGCTCTACAGTTGTAGCGGCACTAGAAGGAACGCGAACGATTTTAGCTGAGGTCCAGTCACTGATGACACCTACTGTATATGGAACAGCCAAGCGAACAGCAAGTGGTATTGATTATCAACGTATCTCGCTTTTACTTGCTGTGATGGAAAAGCACTGCGGTTTACTTGTTCAAAACCAAGATGCTTTCTTTAAGATAACGGGTGGTATTAAGCTTGATGAGCCGGCAATTGATTTAGCGATTGCGATGAGTATTGCTTCAAGCTACTGGAATAAACCAACCCAAGTTGATGACTGTTATATTGGTGAGATTGGCCTAACAGGAGAAATCCGTCGTGTTAGTCAAATTAAAGAACGCTTGAAAGAAACAGCTAAACTTGGCTTCAAACGTGTATTTATTCCGATGAATAATTATCAAGATTTAAAGGATGTCTTTGATATTGAAATTATTCCTGTTAAAACTATTCAAGAAGCTGTTAGGAAAGTTTTTCCACGCTAA
- a CDS encoding thiamine-binding protein — MSNCSIALQILPMGTDQETTLKVVDSVIAFIASKTDQYEVAAFETTIQGDYDELMPILKEAIQIASKSHHKIFTNVKISYDTKGPVLTIEDKTTKHRH; from the coding sequence ATGTCAAATTGTAGTATCGCTTTACAAATCCTACCAATGGGTACGGATCAAGAAACAACGTTGAAGGTTGTTGATTCAGTGATTGCTTTTATAGCATCTAAGACAGATCAATATGAAGTAGCAGCGTTCGAGACAACGATTCAAGGTGACTATGATGAATTGATGCCTATCTTGAAGGAAGCAATTCAAATTGCTTCAAAATCACATCACAAAATTTTTACTAATGTAAAGATTAGTTATGATACGAAAGGGCCAGTGTTAACCATTGAAGATAAAACTACAAAACATCGTCACTAA
- a CDS encoding nucleoside deaminase — translation MLSIKDKEFLKICVELAETALNKGDEPFGSILVSEAGDILFEDHNHVSGGDHTQHPEFEIARWAADNMTPEERAKAIVYTSGEHCPMCAAAHAWVGLGRIVYASSSKQLSSWLKELNVKPSPVHNLSIQEVIRDANVAGPDPDLSEVVHQLHIQLHTK, via the coding sequence ATGCTATCAATAAAAGATAAAGAGTTTCTGAAAATTTGCGTCGAGCTAGCTGAAACTGCTTTGAATAAGGGAGATGAACCATTCGGTTCAATTCTAGTTTCAGAAGCCGGTGATATCCTATTCGAAGATCATAATCATGTCTCTGGAGGAGATCACACACAACATCCAGAGTTTGAAATCGCACGTTGGGCTGCTGATAATATGACACCTGAAGAAAGAGCGAAAGCCATAGTATATACTTCTGGTGAGCATTGCCCAATGTGTGCTGCTGCCCATGCTTGGGTTGGATTAGGACGGATTGTTTATGCAAGTTCTTCAAAACAATTATCAAGCTGGTTAAAAGAATTAAACGTTAAACCGTCTCCCGTACATAACCTATCTATCCAAGAGGTGATTCGAGATGCCAATGTTGCTGGTCCTGATCCTGACTTATCTGAAGTTGTTCATCAATTACACATTCAACTCCATACAAAATAA
- a CDS encoding dUTP diphosphatase has translation MKLRGFEVVEAYHDKDIQIPQRSTTHAAGYDIESAETIVIPSMVKQLLGYFAGKFRTMFNIAFANQTELEEESSLLKSTLVPTGLKSYMQEDEYLQIVNRSSNPLKRFLSLPNSIGIIDQDYYDNEKNEGHIYVQLINYGLTDFTIQKGDRIAQGIFTKFLKTDGDEGGLVQRTGGFGSSDTE, from the coding sequence ATGAAATTACGAGGCTTTGAAGTAGTCGAAGCTTACCATGATAAAGATATTCAAATACCACAACGTTCGACAACTCACGCAGCGGGTTATGATATTGAATCAGCCGAGACAATTGTTATTCCAAGTATGGTGAAGCAATTACTCGGTTATTTTGCTGGCAAATTCCGTACAATGTTTAACATTGCTTTTGCTAACCAAACTGAATTAGAGGAAGAGTCTTCATTACTTAAATCAACATTAGTTCCAACGGGACTTAAATCATACATGCAAGAAGATGAGTACTTACAAATTGTAAACCGTTCAAGCAATCCTTTAAAACGATTCTTAAGCTTACCTAATAGTATTGGTATTATTGATCAAGATTATTATGATAACGAGAAGAATGAAGGACATATTTATGTTCAATTAATCAATTATGGTTTAACAGACTTCACAATTCAAAAGGGCGATCGAATTGCTCAAGGAATCTTCACAAAGTTTCTAAAAACTGATGGCGATGAAGGCGGATTAGTTCAACGTACTGGTGGGTTTGGATCTTCAGATACTGAATAG